From a single Raphanus sativus cultivar WK10039 chromosome 3, ASM80110v3, whole genome shotgun sequence genomic region:
- the LOC108847468 gene encoding uncharacterized protein LOC108847468 isoform X2 has product MCSVRVNMRELTTCTLLARVPRYAVLDGSPPLQLRRSFRLPLKQLCSSSMALMVNAAPLVYRPPADTLPYEYPPVEVLSPVAPPLLPPDPPDALLSLLRIRVTSTKPSLQALTHTLDLKLHCSTMATKICGGGVPLVCRSFPCRLVEWSVLRSCPDLPSHPPVTAFQLEGKLVDISCLLNLILTGIGLPIVSCLELFLFPIFPLVWSEMEDKALLVLKGSSSQLMLPSAVDAVFVTVWVTLGTIIKEAYEIVVMRFLWFLFVICINFIFCVISLSLWLAPCSLVVSSSNGV; this is encoded by the exons ATGTGTTCCGTTCGTGTGAATATGAGAGAGCTGACTACATGCACATTGTTG GCCCGCGTCCCGAGGTATGCCGTTTTGGATGGATCTCCACCGCTTCAGCTCCGTCGCTCCTTCAGACTCCCTTTGAAGCAGCTCTGCTCCTCCTCCATGGCCCTGATGGTGAATGCTGCTCCGTTGGTTTACAGACCTCCTGCAGATACGCTGCCGTACGAGTATCCTCCGGTTGAAGTTCTCTCTCCCGTCGCTCCTCCGCTGTTACCTCCAGACCCTCCAGACGCTCTCCTTTCTCTTCTTCGCATCCGCGTCACCTCCACTAAGCCTTCTCTTCAAGCTCTTACCCACACCCTTGATTTAAAGCTTCATTGTTCAACAATGGCGACAAAGATCTGTGGTGGTGGCGTCCCTCTTGTGTGCAGGTCGTTTCCTTGTCGGCTCGTGGAATGGTCTGTTCTCAGATCTTGTCCCGACCTTCCTTCCCACCCTCCGGTTACAGCCTTCCAG CTGGAAGGAAAACTCGTTGACATATCTTGCCTGTTGAATCTGATCTTGACGGGTATTGGTCTCCCAATTGTCTCCTGTTTGGAGTTGTTTCTCTTCCCAATATTTCCTCTTGTATGGAGTGAAATGGAAGATAAAGCGTTGCTGGTACTCAAAGGATCTTCCTCCCAGCTAATGCTCCCCTCTGCTGTTGATGCAGTGTTTGTGACCGTTTGGGTTACACTTGGTACGATTATTAAAGAAGCTTATGAAATCGTTGTCATGCGATTTTTATGGTTTCTTTTTGTGATTTGTATCAATTTTATCTTTTGTGTTATCAGTTTATCACTTTGGTTGGCTCCTTGTAGCCTTGTTGTATCCTCCTCTAATGGAGTTTAA
- the LOC108847468 gene encoding uncharacterized protein LOC108847468 isoform X1: MCSVRVNMRELTTCTLLARVPRYAVLDGSPPLQLRRSFRLPLKQLCSSSMALMVNAAPLVYRPPADTLPYEYPPVEVLSPVAPPLLPPDPPDALLSLLRIRVTSTKPSLQALTHTLDLKLHCSTMATKICGGGVPLVCRSFPCRLVEWSVLRSCPDLPSHPPVTAFQVHHSSSLSAYLYSVEWVGMRVVWATLNLRSLVLIGNVLMDRASFGSTFVPFSGIYVVSVRFLTAVCSSFIVSSLVFGAVILYFSSLLQLEGKLVDISCLLNLILTGIGLPIVSCLELFLFPIFPLVWSEMEDKALLVLKGSSSQLMLPSAVDAVFVTVWVTLGTIIKEAYEIVVMRFLWFLFVICINFIFCVISLSLWLAPCSLVVSSSNGV, from the exons ATGTGTTCCGTTCGTGTGAATATGAGAGAGCTGACTACATGCACATTGTTG GCCCGCGTCCCGAGGTATGCCGTTTTGGATGGATCTCCACCGCTTCAGCTCCGTCGCTCCTTCAGACTCCCTTTGAAGCAGCTCTGCTCCTCCTCCATGGCCCTGATGGTGAATGCTGCTCCGTTGGTTTACAGACCTCCTGCAGATACGCTGCCGTACGAGTATCCTCCGGTTGAAGTTCTCTCTCCCGTCGCTCCTCCGCTGTTACCTCCAGACCCTCCAGACGCTCTCCTTTCTCTTCTTCGCATCCGCGTCACCTCCACTAAGCCTTCTCTTCAAGCTCTTACCCACACCCTTGATTTAAAGCTTCATTGTTCAACAATGGCGACAAAGATCTGTGGTGGTGGCGTCCCTCTTGTGTGCAGGTCGTTTCCTTGTCGGCTCGTGGAATGGTCTGTTCTCAGATCTTGTCCCGACCTTCCTTCCCACCCTCCGGTTACAGCCTTCCAGGTTCATCATAGCTCCTCTCTCTCCGCTTACCTTTATTCAGTTGAATGGGTTGGAATGCGAGTTGTATGGGCGACTTTGAACTTGAGGTCATTGGTTTTAATTGGTAATGTTCTGATGGACAGAGCTTCCTTCGGTTCTACCTTTGTGCCTTTTAGTGGCATCTATGTCGTCTCAGTGCGATTTCTTACTGCAGTATGCAGTTCCTTTATTGTGTCAAGCCTGGTTTTTGGTGCTGTTATCTTGTATTTCTCTTCTTTGTTGCAGCTGGAAGGAAAACTCGTTGACATATCTTGCCTGTTGAATCTGATCTTGACGGGTATTGGTCTCCCAATTGTCTCCTGTTTGGAGTTGTTTCTCTTCCCAATATTTCCTCTTGTATGGAGTGAAATGGAAGATAAAGCGTTGCTGGTACTCAAAGGATCTTCCTCCCAGCTAATGCTCCCCTCTGCTGTTGATGCAGTGTTTGTGACCGTTTGGGTTACACTTGGTACGATTATTAAAGAAGCTTATGAAATCGTTGTCATGCGATTTTTATGGTTTCTTTTTGTGATTTGTATCAATTTTATCTTTTGTGTTATCAGTTTATCACTTTGGTTGGCTCCTTGTAGCCTTGTTGTATCCTCCTCTAATGGAGTTTAA
- the LOC108847467 gene encoding patatin-like protein 6 encodes MQRVHNKAPSATVKHHLIKQSNNGGVTAEAADMQEPSIETDKLSYEIFSILESKFLFGYDDDTKLMESRSRDPSPEQECQETSPTAANGVVPGSIKNQRGKVCVLSIDGGGMRGIIPGKALSYLEQALKLKSGDPNARIADYFDVASGSGIGGIFTAMLFASNDGDRPIFKADDTWRFLAKNGKSFYKSQPGKILNRVMKTGAGSKLEKSMKESFAELTLKDTLKPVLIPCYDLTSSAPFLFSRADALETDGYDFKLWEVCKATWAEPGVFEPVEMRSVDGKTRCVAVDGGLAMSNPTAAAITHVLHNKQEFPFVRGVEDLLVLSLGTGQLVDVKYECDKVMKWKAKQWARPAVRISADGAADTVDQAVSMAFGQCRRSNYVRIQADGSSFGPCKPNIDTDASPSNVNMLVGVAEEMLKQKNVESVLFGGKKINQESNFEKLDWLAGELVLEHQRRSCRIAPTVAFKQSSDRRTDDQKTIFKDIDCMF; translated from the exons ATGCAAAGAGTACACAATAAAGCTCCGTCGGCGACTGTCAAACATCATTTAATCAAACAGAGCAACAACGGCGGAGTAACGGCGGAGGCGGCGGATATGCAAGAACCGAGCATCGAGACTGATAAGCTCAGCTACGAGATCTTCTCCATTCTCGAAAGCAAGTTTCTCTTCGGGTACGACGACGACACGAAGCTAATGGAGTCTCGGAGCAGAGACCCGAGTCCAGAGCAAGAATGCCAAGAAACATCACCGACGGCAGCAAACGGCGTCGTTCCGGGATCGATCAAGAACCAGAGAGGGAAAGTCTGTGTTCTGAGCATCGACGGCGGCGGAATGAGAGGGATCATACCCGGAAAGGCTTTGTCTTATCTGGAGCAAGCGCTGAAGCTGAAGTCGGGTGACCCGAACGCCCGTATCGCCGATTACTTCGACGTCGCTTCTGGCTCCGGCATCGGTGGGATCTTCACGGCCATGCTTTTCGCTTCAAACGACGGTGACCGTCCGATCTTCAAAGCGGATGACACGTGGAGGTTCCTAGCTAAGAACGGTAAAAGCTTTTATAAATCGCAACCGGGGAAGATCCTAAACCGGGTGATGAAAACCGGGGCCGGTTCGAAGCTTGAGAAGTCCATGAAGGAGTCATTCGCTGAGCTGACCCTCAAGGACACGCTTAAACCCGTTCTGATTCCTTGTTACGACCTCACGAGCTCCGCACCGTTCCTTTTCTCACGCGCCGACGCGTTAGAAACTGACGGCTACGATTTCAAGCTGTGGGAAGTTTGCAAAGCCACGTGGGCCGAGCCGGGTGTGTTCGAGCCTGTGGAAATGAGATCAGTGGATGGTAAAACGCGGTGCGTTGCGGTTGATGGTGGATTAGCGATGAGTAATCCGACGGCTGCGGCTATCACTCATGTGTTGCATAACAAGCAAGAGTTTCCGTTTGTTAGAGGCGTTGAGGATTTGCTTGTGTTGTCTCTTGGTACGGGGCAGTTGGTTGATGTGAAGTATGAATGTGACAAGGTTATGAAATGGAAGGCTAAGCAATGGGCTCGACCGGCGGTTCGGATTTCCGCAGATGGCGCGGCTGATACTGTGGACCAGGCCGTTTCCATGGCGTTTGGTCAGTGCAGGAGGAGTAACTACGTCCGTATTCAG GCTGATGGGTCAAGCTTCGGTCCATGCAAACCAAACATAGATACGGACGCTAGTCCAAGCAATGTGAATATGCTTGTGGGAGTAGCAGAAGAGATGCTGAAGCAGAAGAACGTGGAGTCGGTTCTGTTTGGTGGTAAAAAGATCAATCAAGAAAGCAATTTCGAGAAGCTGGATTGGTTAGCTGGTGAACTCGTGCTTGAACACCAGAGGAGGAGCTGCAGAATCGCTCCCACTGTAGCGTTCAAGCAATCCAGCGACAGAAGAACTGATGATCAGAAGACGATTTTCAAGGATATTGATTGTATGTTTTGA